The following are encoded in a window of Primulina eburnea isolate SZY01 chromosome 4, ASM2296580v1, whole genome shotgun sequence genomic DNA:
- the LOC140829102 gene encoding uncharacterized protein isoform X2 produces MESTFLVLLSMSAHFFILCSALDISTDQYALLALKSQVETSPDNLLARNWSSNTHVCNWVGVTCNSRHQRVAALNISNMDLSGKVPPRLGNLSFLVSLDISGNMFKGDIPEEITMLKRLRFISFSFNSFSGEIPSWFGELHSLQHLLLDNNSFTGSIPSSLSNLSKLETLNLQYNLLEGTIPANIGNLYKLKRLIVRENRLAGSIPATFFNISSLEKVDFTENSLSGTLPANMCRHLHNLTYFSVYSNQFDGQIPSTIDECSKLQYLMLQFNQFTGPVPNQIGNLTRLVYLYLGDNNLKGEIPKDIGNLLELEYLTLDAIGLSGPIPSFIYNMSTLQWLYLGQNNLTGKTPIDVCSNLPVLQGLYLGQNHLTGSIPRELGNCSSLVELYMDDNKYTGEIPSEIGKLWNLEILVLGTNYLTGRIPETIFNMSALRTLSFRENHLYGSLPPTMGNELPNLGAILLGQNNLTGFIPSSISNASALTRLSLVANKFSGPIPESLGELRFLDFLNLGENDLTTESSELSFITSLANCRLLRILWIQNNSFNGNLPVSIGNLSSNLETIDASKSNLKGSIPQEIGNISNLESLYLDNNDLTGFIPITIKGILNLQALSLIGNSFNGVIPDGICTLTRLVELTLSKNKLHGALPTCLGNVTSLRYLNLDSNELNSRISPSIGGLKDLLKLNLFSNLLSGQLPQEIGNLEKVISLDLSSNELSGGIPSIVGKLINLINLSMAHNQLNESIPGSVGKMLSLERLDLSGNNLTGMIPKSMEALQHLLYLNLSFNSLRGEIPDGGPFAYFNYQSFMSNDALCGAPRFQVPECHINDHHKHRKLKKFLVLVITLVVVLTISALTLSLILIERRRKNKVPNNMELLPSVTIDRVTFLELQRATNGFSEDNLLGTGSFGSVYKGVLTDGTTLAVKVFNLQKEGAFKSFDTECEVLRNVRHRNLTKVLSSCTNTDFRALVLEFMPNGSLDKCLYSDHEPLDLLQRLNIMIDVASAMDYLHHGYSIPIIHCDLKPGNILLDENMVARVSDFGVAKLIDADDTMTHTRTLATYGYIAPEYGLEGLVSRKCDAYSYGIVLMETFTRIRPTDDLFTEGGSLRGWIKDSYPDSIHEVIDANLLKNEEVNTNKIVECVSLIMKLALDCSEELPGERTNMREAQATLQKIKNHFFPRN; encoded by the exons ATGGAAAGTACTTTTCTTGTTTTGCTTTCCATGTCCGCACATTTCTTTATTCTTTGCTCGGCCTTAGACATCAGTACTGATCAATATGCTCTGCTTGCGCTCAAATCACAAGTTGAGACCAGCCCTGATAATCTTTTGGCCAGAAATTGGTCCTCTAATACTCATGTATGCAACTGGGTCGGAGTCACTTGCAACTCGCGTCACCAAAGAGTCGCGGCTTTAAATATTTCGAACATGGATCTTTCAGGCAAAGTCCCTCCACGACTGGGAAATCTTTCCTTTCTTGTTTCTCTGGATATAAGTGGCAATATGTTCAAAGGAGATATACCTGAGGAGATTACCATGCTGAAAAGACTCAGGTTTATTAGCTTTAGCTTTAATAGCTTCAGTGGGGAGATTCCATCATGGTTCGGAGAATTGCATAGTCTTCAACATCTACTTCTTGATAACAACAGTTTTACGGGGTCAATCCCTTCTTCTCTTTCCAACTTATCAAAGCTAGAGACCCTGAATCTGCAGTATAATCTGCTAGAAGGAACGATCCCCGCCAATATTGGCAATCTTTATAAGTTGAAGCGTCTAATTGTAAGAGAGAACCGTCTTGCGGGATCCATACCGGCGACCTTCTTCAATATATCATCGCTGGAAAAAGTTGATTTCACGGAGAATAGCCTCTCGGGTACTCTTCCAGCAAACATGTGTCGACATCTCCATAATCTCACGTATTTTTCTGTGTATTCCAACCAGTTCGATGGTCAAATTCCATCAACTATAGACGAATGCTCGAAGCTTCAGTATTTGATGCTTCAGTTCAACCAATTCACTGGACCAGTACCAAATCAGATAGGGAACTTAACTAGACTTGTGTACCTATATCTTGGAGACAACAATCTGAAAG GTGAAATTCCAAAAGACATAGGCAACCTTCTTGAGTTAGAGTACTTGACCTTGGATGCAATTGGCCTCAGTGGTCCAATACCTTCTTTCATTTACAACATGTCTACTCTGCAATGGCTTTATCTTGGACAAAATAACCTAACAGGCAAAACACCGATTGATGTATGCTCTAACCTTCCGGTATTACAAGGACTTTACCTTGGACAAAATCATTTGACTGGAAGCATTCCAAGGGAACTTGGCAACTGTTCTTCACTTGTGGAGTTGTACATGGATGACAATAAATATAcag GTGAAATACCATCAGAGATTGGCAAGCTTTGGAATCTGGAAATTTTAGTTCTAGGTACAAACTATTTAACAGGTCGTATTCCAGAGACAATCTTCAATATGTCTgctttgagaacactttcatTCCGAGAAAATCATCTATACGGGAGTCTTCCACCAACCATGGGGAATGAGCTACCTAACCTTGGAGCAATTTTGCTTGGACAGAACAATCTCACCGGTTTCATACCAAGTTCAATTTCAAATGCTTCCGCTCTCACACGTTTAAGCTTGGTTGCTAACAAGTTTTCTGGCCCCATTCCTGAGTCGCTTGGGGAGTTGAGGTTTCTTGATTTTTTAAATCTAGGAGAAAATGACTTAACTACCGAGTCTTCAGAATTGAGTTTCATAACTTCTTTAGCAAACTGCCGGCTTCTAAGAATACTTTGGATTCAGAATAACTCCTTTAATGGTAACCTTCCAGTTTCGATTGGTAATCTCTCTTCTAATCTTGAGACAATTGATGCGAGTAAATCTAATCTCAAGGGAAGCATTCCACAAGAAATTGGGAATATTAGTAATTTGGAATCTTTATATCTGGATAACAATGATTTAACAGGGTTCATTCCCATCACAATCAAAGGTATACTGAATTTACAAGCATTGAGCCTCATTGGTAATTCATTCAATGGAGTAATCCCAGATGGCATCTGTACTTTAACCCGACTAGTGGAGCTCACATTGAGCAAAAACAAGCTTCATGGTGCACTTCCAACGTGTTTAGGGAATGTTACTTCTTTGAGATATCTTAATCTTGATTCCAATGAACTAAATTCGAGAATATCTCCAAGTATAGGTGGGCTCAAGGATCTCCTGAAATTGAACCTGTTCTCAAATTTATTGAGTGGCCAGCTACCCCAGGAAATTGGTAACTTGGAGAAAGTAATATCACTCGACTTGTCATCAAATGAGTTATCAGGTGGTATTCCTAGCATAGTTGGCAAGCTGATAAACTTGATCAATCTGTCCATGGCACACAATCAATTGAATGAATCCATCCCTGGTTCAGTTGGCAAAATGTTGAGTTTGGAAAGATTGGATCTTTCTGGTAACAATCTCACAGGTATGATTCCGAAATCAATGGAGGCACTTCAGCATCTCTTGTATCTCAACCTCTCCTTTAACAGTTTAAGAGGAGAAATTCCTGACGGAGGGCCTTTTGCATATTTCAACTATCAATCCTTCATGTCAAATGATGCACTGTGTGGTGCGCCTCGGTTCCAGGTTCCAGAATGCCATATTAACGATCACCATAAACATAGGAAACTAAAGAAGTTCCTTGTTTTAGTCATAACACTGGTGGTTGTTTTAACAATTTCTGCCTTGACACTTTCCTTAATTCTTATAGAACGCCGAAGGAAAAATAAGGTTCCCAATAATATGGAATTGCTTCCTTCTGTAACAATTGACAGGGTCACATTCCTTGAGCTTCAAAGAGCAACTAATGGATTTAGTGAAGATAACTTGCTAGGAACTGGTAGTTTTGGTTCTGTTTACAAAGGGGTTTTAACTGATGGCACGACCTTGGCTGTGAAGGTATTCAATTTACAGAAAGAAGGAGCATTCAAGAGTTTTGATACAGAATGTGAAGTGCTACGCAACGTTCGCCATCGTAACCTGACAAAAGTCCTTAGCAGCTGCACCAACACTGATTTTCGAGCTTTAGTACTCGAATTCATGCCTAATGGGAGTCTAGATAAGTGTTTGTACTCTGATCATGAACCATTGGATCTTTTACAAAGATTAAACATAATGATAGATGTTGCATCTGCAATGGACTATCTCCACCACGGCTACTCAATTCCTATAATACATTGTGATTTGAAGCCCGGTAATATCCTCCTAGACGAAAACATGGTGGCACGTGTGAGTGACTTTGGGGTAGCAAAATTAATAGATGCAGATGATACCATGACCCACACTAGGACTCTGGCGACATATGGCTATATTGCACCAG AGTACGGATTAGAAGGACTAGTTTCAAGAAAATGTGATGCATACAGTTATGGCATTGTGTTGATGGAAACGTTCACAAGAATAAGGCCAACTGATGATTTGTTCACAGAAGGAGGGAGCCTCAGGGGTTGGATAAAAGACTCGTATCCTGACTCTATACATGAGGTGATAGATGCCAATCTACTCAAAAATGAGGAAGTAAACACCAACAAAATTGTTGAGTGTGTGTCGTTAATCATGAAATTGGCTTTGGACTGCTCTGAGGAATTACCTGGAGAGAGGACCAACATGAGAGAAGCTCAGGCAACTCTGCAGAAAATAAAAAACCACTTCTTTCCAAGGAACTAA
- the LOC140829102 gene encoding uncharacterized protein isoform X1, protein MESTFLVLLSMSAHFFILCSALDISTDQYALLALKSQVETSPDNLLARNWSSNTHVCNWVGVTCNSRHQRVAALNISNMDLSGKVPPRLGNLSFLVSLDISGNMFKGDIPEEITMLKRLRFISFSFNSFSGEIPSWFGELHSLQHLLLDNNSFTGSIPSSLSNLSKLETLNLQYNLLEGTIPANIGNLYKLKRLIVRENRLAGSIPATFFNISSLEKVDFTENSLSGTLPANMCRHLHNLTYFSVYSNQFDGQIPSTIDECSKLQYLMLQFNQFTGPVPNQIGNLTRLVYLYLGDNNLKGEIPKDIGNLLELEYLTLDAIGLSGPIPSFIYNMSTLQWLYLGQNNLTGKTPIDVCSNLPVLQGLYLGQNHLTGSIPRELGNCSSLVELYMDDNKYTGEIPSEIGKLWNLEILVLGTNYLTGRIPETIFNMSALRTLSFRENHLYGSLPPTMGNELPNLGAILLGQNNLTGFIPSSISNASALTRLSLVANKFSGPIPESLGELRFLDFLNLGENDLTTESSELSFITSLANCRLLRILWIQNNSFNGNLPVSIGNLSSNLETIDASKSNLKGSIPQEIGNISNLESLYLDNNDLTGFIPITIKGILNLQALSLIGNSFNGVIPDGICTLTRLVELTLSKNKLHGALPTCLGNVTSLRYLNLDSNELNSRISPSIGGLKDLLKLNLFSNLLSGQLPQEIGNLEKVISLDLSSNELSGGIPSIVGKLINLINLSMAHNQLNESIPGSVGKMLSLERLDLSGNNLTGMIPKSMEALQHLLYLNLSFNSLRGEIPDGGPFAYFNYQSFMSNDALCGAPRFQVPECHINDHHKHRKLKKFLVLVITLVVVLTISALTLSLILIERRRKNKVPNNMELLPSVTIDRVTFLELQRATNGFSEDNLLGTGSFGSVYKGVLTDGTTLAVKVFNLQKEGAFKSFDTECEVLRNVRHRNLTKVLSSCTNTDFRALVLEFMPNGSLDKCLYSDHEPLDLLQRLNIMIDVASAMDYLHHGYSIPIIHCDLKPGNILLDENMVARVSDFGVAKLIDADDTMTHTRTLATYGYIAPGESPYFPVLVFDSSYIDSLWLVYAEYGLEGLVSRKCDAYSYGIVLMETFTRIRPTDDLFTEGGSLRGWIKDSYPDSIHEVIDANLLKNEEVNTNKIVECVSLIMKLALDCSEELPGERTNMREAQATLQKIKNHFFPRN, encoded by the exons ATGGAAAGTACTTTTCTTGTTTTGCTTTCCATGTCCGCACATTTCTTTATTCTTTGCTCGGCCTTAGACATCAGTACTGATCAATATGCTCTGCTTGCGCTCAAATCACAAGTTGAGACCAGCCCTGATAATCTTTTGGCCAGAAATTGGTCCTCTAATACTCATGTATGCAACTGGGTCGGAGTCACTTGCAACTCGCGTCACCAAAGAGTCGCGGCTTTAAATATTTCGAACATGGATCTTTCAGGCAAAGTCCCTCCACGACTGGGAAATCTTTCCTTTCTTGTTTCTCTGGATATAAGTGGCAATATGTTCAAAGGAGATATACCTGAGGAGATTACCATGCTGAAAAGACTCAGGTTTATTAGCTTTAGCTTTAATAGCTTCAGTGGGGAGATTCCATCATGGTTCGGAGAATTGCATAGTCTTCAACATCTACTTCTTGATAACAACAGTTTTACGGGGTCAATCCCTTCTTCTCTTTCCAACTTATCAAAGCTAGAGACCCTGAATCTGCAGTATAATCTGCTAGAAGGAACGATCCCCGCCAATATTGGCAATCTTTATAAGTTGAAGCGTCTAATTGTAAGAGAGAACCGTCTTGCGGGATCCATACCGGCGACCTTCTTCAATATATCATCGCTGGAAAAAGTTGATTTCACGGAGAATAGCCTCTCGGGTACTCTTCCAGCAAACATGTGTCGACATCTCCATAATCTCACGTATTTTTCTGTGTATTCCAACCAGTTCGATGGTCAAATTCCATCAACTATAGACGAATGCTCGAAGCTTCAGTATTTGATGCTTCAGTTCAACCAATTCACTGGACCAGTACCAAATCAGATAGGGAACTTAACTAGACTTGTGTACCTATATCTTGGAGACAACAATCTGAAAG GTGAAATTCCAAAAGACATAGGCAACCTTCTTGAGTTAGAGTACTTGACCTTGGATGCAATTGGCCTCAGTGGTCCAATACCTTCTTTCATTTACAACATGTCTACTCTGCAATGGCTTTATCTTGGACAAAATAACCTAACAGGCAAAACACCGATTGATGTATGCTCTAACCTTCCGGTATTACAAGGACTTTACCTTGGACAAAATCATTTGACTGGAAGCATTCCAAGGGAACTTGGCAACTGTTCTTCACTTGTGGAGTTGTACATGGATGACAATAAATATAcag GTGAAATACCATCAGAGATTGGCAAGCTTTGGAATCTGGAAATTTTAGTTCTAGGTACAAACTATTTAACAGGTCGTATTCCAGAGACAATCTTCAATATGTCTgctttgagaacactttcatTCCGAGAAAATCATCTATACGGGAGTCTTCCACCAACCATGGGGAATGAGCTACCTAACCTTGGAGCAATTTTGCTTGGACAGAACAATCTCACCGGTTTCATACCAAGTTCAATTTCAAATGCTTCCGCTCTCACACGTTTAAGCTTGGTTGCTAACAAGTTTTCTGGCCCCATTCCTGAGTCGCTTGGGGAGTTGAGGTTTCTTGATTTTTTAAATCTAGGAGAAAATGACTTAACTACCGAGTCTTCAGAATTGAGTTTCATAACTTCTTTAGCAAACTGCCGGCTTCTAAGAATACTTTGGATTCAGAATAACTCCTTTAATGGTAACCTTCCAGTTTCGATTGGTAATCTCTCTTCTAATCTTGAGACAATTGATGCGAGTAAATCTAATCTCAAGGGAAGCATTCCACAAGAAATTGGGAATATTAGTAATTTGGAATCTTTATATCTGGATAACAATGATTTAACAGGGTTCATTCCCATCACAATCAAAGGTATACTGAATTTACAAGCATTGAGCCTCATTGGTAATTCATTCAATGGAGTAATCCCAGATGGCATCTGTACTTTAACCCGACTAGTGGAGCTCACATTGAGCAAAAACAAGCTTCATGGTGCACTTCCAACGTGTTTAGGGAATGTTACTTCTTTGAGATATCTTAATCTTGATTCCAATGAACTAAATTCGAGAATATCTCCAAGTATAGGTGGGCTCAAGGATCTCCTGAAATTGAACCTGTTCTCAAATTTATTGAGTGGCCAGCTACCCCAGGAAATTGGTAACTTGGAGAAAGTAATATCACTCGACTTGTCATCAAATGAGTTATCAGGTGGTATTCCTAGCATAGTTGGCAAGCTGATAAACTTGATCAATCTGTCCATGGCACACAATCAATTGAATGAATCCATCCCTGGTTCAGTTGGCAAAATGTTGAGTTTGGAAAGATTGGATCTTTCTGGTAACAATCTCACAGGTATGATTCCGAAATCAATGGAGGCACTTCAGCATCTCTTGTATCTCAACCTCTCCTTTAACAGTTTAAGAGGAGAAATTCCTGACGGAGGGCCTTTTGCATATTTCAACTATCAATCCTTCATGTCAAATGATGCACTGTGTGGTGCGCCTCGGTTCCAGGTTCCAGAATGCCATATTAACGATCACCATAAACATAGGAAACTAAAGAAGTTCCTTGTTTTAGTCATAACACTGGTGGTTGTTTTAACAATTTCTGCCTTGACACTTTCCTTAATTCTTATAGAACGCCGAAGGAAAAATAAGGTTCCCAATAATATGGAATTGCTTCCTTCTGTAACAATTGACAGGGTCACATTCCTTGAGCTTCAAAGAGCAACTAATGGATTTAGTGAAGATAACTTGCTAGGAACTGGTAGTTTTGGTTCTGTTTACAAAGGGGTTTTAACTGATGGCACGACCTTGGCTGTGAAGGTATTCAATTTACAGAAAGAAGGAGCATTCAAGAGTTTTGATACAGAATGTGAAGTGCTACGCAACGTTCGCCATCGTAACCTGACAAAAGTCCTTAGCAGCTGCACCAACACTGATTTTCGAGCTTTAGTACTCGAATTCATGCCTAATGGGAGTCTAGATAAGTGTTTGTACTCTGATCATGAACCATTGGATCTTTTACAAAGATTAAACATAATGATAGATGTTGCATCTGCAATGGACTATCTCCACCACGGCTACTCAATTCCTATAATACATTGTGATTTGAAGCCCGGTAATATCCTCCTAGACGAAAACATGGTGGCACGTGTGAGTGACTTTGGGGTAGCAAAATTAATAGATGCAGATGATACCATGACCCACACTAGGACTCTGGCGACATATGGCTATATTGCACCAGGTGAATCTCCCTACTTTCCAGTTCTTGTTTTTGATTCTTCATACATTGATTCTTTGTGGTTGGTTTATGCAGAGTACGGATTAGAAGGACTAGTTTCAAGAAAATGTGATGCATACAGTTATGGCATTGTGTTGATGGAAACGTTCACAAGAATAAGGCCAACTGATGATTTGTTCACAGAAGGAGGGAGCCTCAGGGGTTGGATAAAAGACTCGTATCCTGACTCTATACATGAGGTGATAGATGCCAATCTACTCAAAAATGAGGAAGTAAACACCAACAAAATTGTTGAGTGTGTGTCGTTAATCATGAAATTGGCTTTGGACTGCTCTGAGGAATTACCTGGAGAGAGGACCAACATGAGAGAAGCTCAGGCAACTCTGCAGAAAATAAAAAACCACTTCTTTCCAAGGAACTAA